A portion of the Streptomyces sp. YPW6 genome contains these proteins:
- a CDS encoding glycoside hydrolase family 19 protein: MFRRVMSLLVALGAVVAALVVLPAATAQAATCATPWSSSAVYTNGGTVSYNGRNYTAKWWTQNERPGASDVWADKGACGTGGGGEDPGQGSGFVVSEAQFNQMFPNRNPFYTYQGLTDALSAYPAFANTGSDAIKKREAAAFLANVSHETGGLYYIKEVNEANYPHYCDTSQPYGCPAGQSAYYGKGPIQLSWNFNYKAAGDALGIDLLNNPYLVEQNAAVAWKTALWYWNTQSGPGTMTGHNAIVNGAGFGETIRSINGAIECNGGNPAQVQSRINKFTQFTQLLGTTTGSNLSC, translated from the coding sequence GTGTTCCGACGTGTCATGAGCCTGCTGGTCGCGCTCGGCGCGGTCGTCGCGGCGCTCGTCGTGCTTCCCGCCGCGACCGCGCAGGCGGCCACCTGCGCCACCCCCTGGAGCTCCTCCGCCGTCTACACGAACGGCGGCACGGTCTCGTACAACGGCCGTAACTACACGGCCAAGTGGTGGACCCAGAACGAGCGTCCGGGTGCGTCGGACGTGTGGGCCGACAAGGGCGCCTGCGGCACCGGCGGGGGCGGCGAGGACCCGGGCCAGGGCAGCGGATTCGTCGTCAGCGAGGCCCAGTTCAACCAGATGTTCCCGAACCGGAACCCCTTCTACACCTACCAGGGCCTGACCGACGCCCTCAGCGCCTACCCGGCCTTCGCCAACACCGGCAGTGACGCGATCAAGAAGCGTGAGGCCGCTGCCTTCCTCGCCAACGTCAGCCACGAGACCGGCGGGCTGTACTACATCAAGGAAGTCAACGAGGCGAACTACCCGCACTACTGCGACACGAGCCAGCCCTACGGCTGCCCGGCCGGCCAGTCCGCGTACTACGGCAAGGGCCCCATCCAGCTGAGCTGGAACTTCAACTACAAGGCGGCCGGTGACGCGCTCGGCATCGATCTGCTGAACAACCCCTACCTGGTCGAGCAGAACGCGGCCGTCGCCTGGAAGACCGCCCTCTGGTACTGGAACACCCAGTCCGGTCCCGGCACGATGACCGGCCACAACGCCATCGTGAACGGCGCGGGCTTCGGCGAGACCATCCGCTCCATCAACGGCGCGATCGAGTGCAACGGCGGCAACCCGGCCCAGGTCCAGAGCCGGATCAACAAGTTCACGCAGTTCACCCAGCTCCTGGGCACCACCACCGGATCGAACCTGAGCTGCTGA
- a CDS encoding aldo/keto reductase gives MRTTTMGRDGPVVGRLGLGAMGLSYRYAPGLRDRTKAVSLVQEAVDLGVNLVETADAYADGENERLIGEAIRGRRDEVVLCTGGGLLGNPDGVLRPAGGPQALRDAVDESLRRLDVDHIDLYLLRRIDPAVPLTESWGALAEQVLAGKIRMLGLPVVTVEQAREAEAVHEAAAIGAEVSLFTRCGLDDVVPYAVERRIALLAGAPLGRGLLTGAFSRPDDLPPGDWRHTQPRFAPRAIRHNHALAQAVAQVAARHEATPAQIALAWLLRLGDHVVPVPGTRAPYHLAENLGGARVRLTEQDLTDLEFLPYPAGSAEV, from the coding sequence ATGCGGACCACAACGATGGGCAGGGACGGACCGGTCGTCGGCCGGCTGGGACTGGGGGCGATGGGCCTCTCGTACCGCTACGCCCCCGGCCTGAGAGACCGGACCAAGGCGGTGTCACTGGTCCAGGAGGCGGTCGACCTCGGGGTCAACCTGGTCGAGACGGCCGACGCCTACGCCGACGGCGAGAACGAGCGGCTGATCGGTGAGGCCATCCGCGGGCGGCGGGACGAGGTGGTGCTCTGCACCGGCGGCGGCCTGCTCGGCAACCCGGACGGGGTGCTCCGGCCCGCGGGCGGCCCGCAGGCGCTGCGGGACGCCGTCGACGAGAGCCTGCGCAGGCTGGACGTGGACCACATCGACCTCTACCTCCTGCGCCGCATCGACCCCGCCGTCCCGCTGACGGAGAGCTGGGGGGCGCTGGCCGAGCAGGTCCTGGCGGGCAAGATCCGCATGCTCGGGCTGCCCGTCGTGACCGTGGAGCAGGCCCGGGAGGCCGAGGCCGTCCACGAGGCGGCGGCGATCGGCGCCGAGGTGTCCCTGTTCACCCGCTGCGGCCTCGACGACGTCGTCCCGTACGCGGTGGAGCGCCGGATCGCCCTGCTGGCCGGCGCGCCGCTCGGGCGCGGGCTGCTGACCGGCGCGTTCTCCCGCCCCGACGACCTGCCCCCGGGCGACTGGCGGCACACCCAGCCGCGCTTCGCCCCCCGGGCCATCCGCCACAACCACGCCCTCGCGCAGGCCGTCGCCCAGGTGGCGGCCCGGCACGAGGCCACCCCGGCCCAGATCGCCCTGGCATGGCTGCTCCGGCTCGGCGACCACGTGGTGCCGGTGCCCGGCACCCGGGCGCCGTACCACCTCGCGGAGAACCTCGGCGGAGCCCGCGTCCGGCTGACCGAACAGGACCTGACCGACCTGGAGTTCCTGCCCTATCCGGCGGGCTCCGCCGAGGTGTGA
- a CDS encoding serine hydrolase domain-containing protein, translating into MTTSLVRQVLPRPRPRAATADVHGTTASGFASVRHFFERACREAGPPRSQGAALAVVQDGELVVDLWQGTADPATGTPWTGDTLVPLLTGSHSVLATAVLLLADMGALALDRPVAEYWPEFAARGKSAVTLRDVLTFTARLPAMEAGLDQRDVENPRMMAALLELHSPEDDPRAGGVLHGPWTAGWIVAEVVRRVDGRDLDLFFLEEIAGPLGLDVHFGLVPDQLPHAARISYGADFRSRFPAPDGVADSGAADLCERVWNNPCPFPADTGVWSESRRRYALIPSLGAYASARGLARLQGVLAADAVRAPGEEPLLLSRRTLDQARSFWVEGLDPLLGGVSAYGEGGLQLLDDGLHPAVRAGAFGHQGPGGIACQAWPQARTGAAWVRGRLTAGPGARLLDEVADAVDRALRAG; encoded by the coding sequence ATGACGACCTCACTGGTACGGCAGGTCCTTCCGCGGCCACGGCCGCGGGCGGCGACGGCCGACGTCCACGGCACCACGGCGTCCGGGTTCGCCTCGGTGCGCCACTTCTTCGAACGGGCCTGCCGGGAAGCGGGCCCACCCAGATCCCAGGGAGCCGCGCTCGCGGTCGTCCAGGACGGTGAACTGGTGGTCGACCTGTGGCAGGGCACCGCCGACCCGGCCACCGGGACCCCGTGGACCGGCGACACCCTCGTCCCGCTGCTGACGGGCTCCCACTCCGTTCTGGCGACGGCTGTCCTGCTCCTCGCCGACATGGGCGCGCTCGCGCTGGACCGGCCGGTCGCGGAGTACTGGCCGGAGTTCGCGGCGCGCGGCAAGAGCGCGGTGACGCTGCGGGACGTGCTGACCTTCACCGCCCGGCTCCCGGCCATGGAGGCGGGCCTCGACCAGCGGGACGTGGAGAACCCGCGCATGATGGCCGCGCTCCTCGAACTGCACAGCCCGGAGGACGACCCCCGGGCCGGGGGTGTGCTGCACGGCCCGTGGACCGCGGGATGGATCGTCGCGGAGGTGGTCCGCCGGGTCGACGGGCGCGATCTCGACCTGTTCTTCCTGGAGGAGATCGCCGGTCCGCTGGGCCTGGACGTCCACTTCGGCCTCGTACCCGACCAACTGCCCCACGCCGCCCGCATCTCGTACGGGGCGGACTTCCGCTCCCGCTTCCCGGCGCCGGACGGGGTGGCGGACAGCGGCGCGGCGGATCTGTGCGAGCGGGTGTGGAACAACCCGTGCCCGTTCCCGGCGGACACCGGGGTGTGGAGCGAGAGCCGGCGGCGCTACGCGCTCATCCCCTCCCTGGGGGCGTACGCGTCGGCCCGCGGTCTCGCCCGGCTCCAGGGCGTCCTGGCCGCCGACGCCGTACGGGCTCCGGGCGAGGAGCCGCTGCTGCTGTCGCGGCGCACGCTCGACCAGGCGCGGAGCTTCTGGGTCGAGGGTCTGGACCCGCTGCTCGGCGGGGTCAGCGCCTACGGCGAGGGCGGTCTCCAGCTTCTCGACGACGGGCTGCACCCGGCCGTCCGCGCCGGAGCCTTCGGCCACCAGGGCCCCGGCGGGATCGCCTGCCAGGCCTGGCCCCAGGCCCGGACCGGCGCCGCCTGGGTCCGCGGCCGGCTGACGGCCGGGCCGGGGGCCCGGCTCCTGGACGAGGTGGCCGACGCGGTGGACCGGGCGCTGCGGGCGGGCTGA
- a CDS encoding TetR family transcriptional regulator has product MQERAARTRQAVLEAAADEFAERGYEGASLQRVAGRAETSIGALTFHFRNKTALAEEVRLTGRARFGRCLAGLAPAADPLRELRALIDTLARLAHEDRFVRAVRRLEAGPPGSAPPLAETWLPVLRGLLDRAHGARWLRPGVAPEEAEAMLAHLAEGAMAAHGTPRGAAWGAVWDSIWDVVLHGLAADRQEAVQDGREPSRAESGRTPA; this is encoded by the coding sequence ATGCAGGAACGGGCGGCCAGGACGCGCCAGGCCGTGCTGGAGGCGGCGGCCGACGAGTTCGCCGAGCGCGGTTACGAGGGCGCCTCCCTCCAGCGGGTGGCCGGGCGGGCCGAGACCTCGATCGGCGCTCTGACCTTCCACTTCCGGAACAAGACCGCCCTGGCCGAGGAGGTGCGTCTCACCGGACGCGCGCGCTTCGGCCGCTGTCTGGCCGGACTCGCCCCGGCCGCCGACCCGTTACGGGAGCTGCGGGCCCTGATCGACACCCTGGCCCGGCTGGCGCACGAGGACCGCTTCGTCCGCGCCGTACGCCGCCTGGAAGCCGGTCCGCCCGGCAGCGCACCGCCGTTGGCCGAGACCTGGCTGCCCGTCCTGCGGGGCCTGCTCGACCGGGCCCACGGTGCCCGGTGGCTCCGGCCGGGCGTCGCGCCCGAGGAGGCGGAGGCCATGCTCGCGCACCTGGCGGAGGGCGCGATGGCCGCCCACGGCACACCCCGGGGCGCAGCGTGGGGCGCGGTCTGGGACTCCATCTGGGACGTCGTCCTGCACGGCCTCGCCGCGGACCGGCAGGAGGCCGTGCAGGACGGCCGGGAGCCCTCGCGGGCGGAGAGCGGACGCACCCCGGCCTGA
- a CDS encoding transposase has product MHETPETATGGALDDLSRLLFGHLHRSDQQRWGHVYLQGLLRTHGKKTVRRMAAAVTGSEATSPSLHQFVNASPWDWAPVRGRLARWVTRSLPVRSWTLAPTVLPKRGDHSPGVHQRFLPDSGRTVNCQLGLGLFLDAGRAHLPVDWQLFLPPRFTQDPAVRERAKIPAGARPQSLEEQALHLVQEMTSWTDGETAPVVADLTALCDIAPLIRRLQGSGHAFVLAVPGQTAVGGAELPPAERPSARALLLRRGVRHPAGAGRQIISHEAPVHGLRPSGEKTQGPGRLLAEWDADTGRPGRIWLTNITDRHPAELLELARSPRGAQAAVRRMGEDFGLLDFEGRSFPGWHRHMTLVSAAYTCGILEG; this is encoded by the coding sequence ATGCACGAAACGCCCGAGACGGCGACGGGCGGAGCGCTGGACGACCTGTCCCGCCTCCTCTTCGGCCATTTGCACCGCTCCGACCAGCAGCGTTGGGGGCACGTCTACTTACAGGGCCTGCTGCGCACGCACGGCAAGAAGACCGTGCGCCGCATGGCGGCCGCCGTGACCGGCTCCGAGGCGACGTCGCCCTCGCTGCACCAGTTCGTGAACGCCAGCCCCTGGGACTGGGCCCCGGTCCGCGGCCGGCTGGCCCGGTGGGTCACCCGGTCACTGCCGGTGCGGAGCTGGACCCTGGCGCCGACGGTGCTGCCCAAGCGGGGCGACCACTCGCCCGGCGTGCACCAGCGCTTCCTGCCCGATTCGGGGCGCACCGTCAACTGCCAGCTCGGACTGGGTCTCTTCCTGGACGCCGGGCGGGCGCACCTCCCGGTCGACTGGCAGCTCTTCCTGCCGCCGCGGTTCACCCAGGACCCCGCCGTACGGGAGCGGGCGAAGATCCCGGCGGGGGCCCGGCCGCAGTCGCTGGAGGAGCAGGCTTTGCACCTGGTCCAGGAGATGACGTCCTGGACGGACGGGGAGACCGCACCCGTGGTGGCCGACCTGACCGCCCTGTGCGACATCGCACCGCTGATCCGGCGGCTCCAGGGCAGCGGGCACGCCTTCGTGCTCGCCGTCCCGGGCCAGACGGCCGTCGGCGGAGCCGAACTGCCCCCGGCCGAGCGGCCGTCGGCGCGTGCGCTGCTGCTGCGCCGCGGGGTGCGGCACCCGGCGGGCGCGGGCCGCCAGATCATCTCGCACGAGGCCCCCGTGCACGGGCTCCGCCCGAGCGGCGAGAAGACCCAGGGGCCCGGCCGGCTGCTGGCCGAGTGGGACGCGGACACGGGGCGTCCGGGCCGGATCTGGCTGACGAACATCACCGACCGCCATCCGGCCGAACTGCTGGAGCTGGCCCGCTCGCCCCGGGGCGCGCAGGCCGCGGTCCGGCGCATGGGCGAGGACTTCGGCCTGCTGGACTTCGAGGGCCGCTCCTTCCCCGGCTGGCACCGGCACATGACGCTCGTCTCGGCCGCTTACACGTGCGGCATCCTGGAGGGATGA
- a CDS encoding MarR family transcriptional regulator — MTINQQPRAASDQTMWEAVLGLHAFVERQLAHTLQRRYGVGLSEYRALETLHQAEKGECRMQELADHIGLGQSSVTRLVGRLDSAGYAYKDSCADDKRGVFAVITEEGRKRYQEARATYADVLSSALNTASADAQLARAVQALRSAA, encoded by the coding sequence ATGACGATCAACCAGCAGCCACGCGCCGCCTCCGATCAGACCATGTGGGAGGCCGTCCTCGGCCTGCACGCCTTCGTGGAACGCCAGCTCGCACACACCCTCCAGCGCCGCTACGGGGTCGGCCTGTCCGAGTACCGGGCCCTGGAGACGCTCCACCAGGCCGAGAAGGGCGAGTGCCGCATGCAGGAGCTGGCGGACCACATCGGCCTGGGCCAGAGTTCGGTCACACGCCTGGTGGGACGGCTCGACAGCGCCGGCTACGCCTACAAGGACAGCTGCGCCGACGACAAGCGCGGCGTCTTCGCCGTCATCACCGAGGAAGGGCGCAAGCGCTACCAGGAAGCCCGCGCCACGTACGCCGACGTCCTCAGCTCGGCCCTCAACACCGCGAGCGCCGACGCCCAGCTCGCCCGGGCGGTGCAGGCGCTGCGCAGCGCCGCCTGA